In a genomic window of Saccharothrix sp. HUAS TT1:
- a CDS encoding ABC transporter substrate-binding protein, with protein MRLLAPALVTAAVLLSACGTTETPAPAPTEPAGGPVTVTDSRGKEVKLDSAAKKVVVLEWGEAEIVASLGVMPVGVADAAGYKTWNVIAPLAADVKDVGKRNEPSVDSIVALDPDVVIMPEGRDTTLAGQLEQYVPVIVTKSSDASRNFDRLREDVKVIAQAIGKSAEGDELLSEMDTALADGKKAVEAKGAGGTPFVMADGWMEGSTVNIRPFGKGSLVSDTAEAVGLKNAWTGEVDAQWGLGATDVEGLTAITDPKTVLFYAASEEDVFTTGLADNPVWQRLPFVGSRQVVKLEPGTWMFGGPKSVVHVAEQFVKAITA; from the coding sequence ATGCGCCTGCTTGCCCCTGCCCTCGTGACGGCGGCCGTGCTGCTGTCCGCGTGCGGCACCACCGAGACGCCCGCCCCCGCACCGACGGAACCCGCCGGCGGCCCGGTCACCGTGACCGACTCCCGCGGCAAGGAGGTCAAGCTCGACTCCGCCGCGAAGAAGGTCGTGGTGCTGGAGTGGGGCGAGGCCGAGATCGTCGCCTCACTGGGTGTCATGCCGGTGGGTGTCGCGGACGCCGCCGGTTACAAGACGTGGAACGTCATCGCGCCGCTCGCCGCCGACGTCAAGGACGTCGGCAAGCGCAACGAGCCCAGCGTCGACTCGATCGTCGCGCTCGACCCCGACGTGGTGATCATGCCCGAGGGCCGGGACACCACGCTGGCGGGCCAGCTGGAGCAGTACGTCCCGGTGATCGTGACCAAGTCCAGCGACGCCTCCCGCAACTTCGACCGGCTGCGCGAGGACGTGAAGGTGATCGCCCAGGCGATCGGCAAGTCCGCCGAGGGCGACGAGCTGCTGTCCGAGATGGACACCGCGCTCGCCGACGGCAAGAAGGCGGTCGAGGCCAAGGGCGCGGGCGGCACGCCGTTCGTCATGGCCGACGGCTGGATGGAGGGCAGCACGGTCAACATCCGCCCGTTCGGCAAGGGCTCGCTGGTCTCCGACACCGCCGAGGCGGTCGGTCTGAAGAACGCCTGGACCGGCGAGGTCGACGCGCAGTGGGGCCTGGGCGCCACCGACGTCGAGGGCCTGACCGCGATCACCGACCCGAAGACCGTGCTGTTCTACGCCGCCTCCGAGGAGGACGTGTTCACCACCGGCCTGGCGGACAACCCGGTGTGGCAGCGGCTGCCGTTCGTGGGCTCCCGGCAGGTCGTGAAGCTGGAGCCGGGCACGTGGATGTTCGGCGGGCCGAAGTCGGTCGTCCACGTCGCCGAGCAGTTCGTGAAGGCCATCACCGCCTGA